A portion of the Micromonospora vinacea genome contains these proteins:
- the yczE gene encoding membrane protein YczE, translating into MALLGNLRHRPVRRLVQLYLGLALYGVSMALMIRSHLGLDPWDVFHQGLSELTDLSFGTVTIGVGALVLLLWIPLRQRPGLGTVSNVVVIGLVVDATVALLPAGGPLSVRIAMLVTGIVANGAATALYLGARLGPGPRDGLMTGYVARRPGRSVRLVRTVIEVTVLALGWLLGGTVGVGTVAYALAIGPLAQFFIPLFAVPEGTAPDSAVPEGTAPDGAATPPGNPAPATPAG; encoded by the coding sequence ATGGCACTGCTTGGCAATCTGCGGCACCGGCCGGTTCGACGGCTGGTCCAGCTCTACCTCGGGCTCGCGCTCTACGGCGTCAGCATGGCCCTGATGATCCGCTCCCACCTGGGCCTCGACCCGTGGGACGTGTTCCACCAGGGGCTCTCCGAGCTGACCGACCTCTCCTTCGGCACTGTCACCATCGGCGTCGGCGCGCTGGTCCTGCTGCTCTGGATCCCGCTGCGGCAGCGGCCCGGCCTCGGCACGGTCAGCAACGTCGTGGTGATCGGCCTGGTCGTGGACGCCACGGTGGCCCTGCTGCCCGCGGGTGGCCCACTCAGCGTCCGGATCGCGATGCTGGTCACCGGGATCGTCGCCAACGGTGCCGCCACCGCTCTCTACCTCGGCGCCCGGTTGGGGCCCGGCCCCCGTGACGGTCTGATGACCGGGTACGTGGCCCGCCGACCCGGCCGGTCGGTCCGGCTGGTGCGCACCGTCATCGAGGTCACCGTGCTGGCGCTGGGCTGGCTGCTCGGCGGCACGGTCGGCGTGGGCACCGTCGCGTACGCGCTGGCCATCGGTCCGTTGGCCCAGTTCTTCATCCCGCTGTTCGCCGTGCCGGAGGGCACCGCACCCGACAGCGCCGTGCCGGAGGGCACCGCACCCGACGGCGCCGCGACCCCGCCGGGTAACCCCGCGCCGGCCACCCCGGCCGGCTGA